GTCGTCCCCGGCCACCGGCGGATCGTTGATGGCGGTGACGTTGACGGTCTGGATGGCGAGGTTGGAGGTGCCGCCGTCGCCATCGGTGAGCAGGAACTCGACGCTGCGCGCTGTAGTAGACGGATCTTCCGAGGTGCTGGCGTATCCGATCTGGCGCATCACGGTCTGCACGTCGGCGGCGCTGGCGCTCTGAGTGAATGTGATCACCAGCGGTGAACCCGCGCTGCCGCCGGTGTAGGAGCCAGCCGTACTCCCAGCAACCTTCAAGACGCCGTTCGTAAGGGTGACCCCGTTGGCTTCGATGATGCTCAGCACATCGCCCGTGTCGGCGCCCGTGGTGAGGCTGACCGTGAGCTGCCCGTTGTTAAAGTCTGCGGAGTCCGGATCGCTCACCGTCGCCGTGGCATCAATCACCGTGGCCGGGTCGTTCTCGGTGTAGCTGAGGGCCGCACCCGGGGTGCTGATGACCGAGTCGAGGTTGCCCGGGTTGGCCACCGTGAGGCTCACGCTGGCCGTGTCAATGCCACCGTTGCCGTCATCGATGGTGTAGCTGAAGCTCTCGACGCCGAAGTAGTTAAAGTCCGGCGTGTAGGTCCAGGTGCCGTCCAGGTTGTCCACCAGCGTGCCGTTGAGCGGTTGGGTGAAGCTGGTCACAGTCAGCGTATCGCTCTCGGCGTCCATGTCGTTGCCCAGCAGGTCGCTGGCCAGTGTGATCAGCAGGGGCACGTTGGCGTCGGTGGAAAGGCTGTCGTCGCCGGCCACCGGCACATCGTTAATGGCGGTGACGTTGACGGTCTGGATGGCGAGGTTGGAGGTGCCGCCGTCGCCATCGGTGAGCAGGAACTCGACGCTGCGCGCTGTAGTAGACGGATCTTCCGAGGTGCTGGCGTATCCGATCTGGCGCATCACGGTCTGCACGTCGGTGGTGGTGGCGCTCTGGCTGAATGTGATCACCAGCGGTGAACCCGCGCTGCCGCCGGTGTAGGAGCCAACCGTACCGCCAGTCACTTTCACGTTGGAATTGGTGAGGGTGACCCCGTTGGCTTCGATGATCGAGAGCACATCGTTCGCGTCGGCACCTGTAGTGAGGCTGACCGTGAGCTGCCCGCCGTTAAAGTCTGCGGAGTCGGGATCGCTCACCGTCGCGGTGGCATCGATCACCGTGGCCGGGTCGTTCTCGGTGTAGCTGATGGCCGCGCCCGGGGTGCTCAGTGTCGGCGCGATGTTTACCGGAAGCATCCCTTCCCAGCTCTGCTGTGCCTGCGCGCTAAACGCGACCGAAGTCTCGATGTCGCCCGTAACCGATTCGAGTTCCCAGTCCCCACCGAGTACTGCCGCCCCGGTAGCGTCGATGCTCGCCGCGACATCGGCACCAGTGAGTTCGGCGAGGGAGTCGACAAAGGCCGCTCCATCCGCGCCCCCGGCCAGGTCGCAGCCGTAGAGTAGAAGGTCCGCGTCGGCGCTGAGGGCGTTGCTCCAGGAAGCCAGTGCGTTGGTGTAGAGATCGAGTGTGTCGGAAGAAAGCGAGACGTTGCCGAGCTGCAGCGCACCCTCGCTGCCGTGGGAGACGATGTGGATGGCGTCGAGTTCCTGGTAGCGGGCCAGGGTCTCGGTGATCTGGGCGACGCCGTCGCGGTCGGAATCGAGCAGTACGATTTCGAGCTTTCGGCCCTCGGTTGCCCCGGCCTCAAGGTCGTTCACCAAGTGTTCGTAGCCCTCGACACCCCGATCGACAAAGACGAGTTCGCTGCGAACGATCGCAGCAACCTCGCCCGCGTCCGCTTCGCTCTGCAGCAGGTCCAGCTGCGCAGCGGGATCCTCGAGACGCTGCTCGAGCGCTTGGTTGGGATCCACCAGCACCGCCTCCACGTCCGCGGACATGAGGACGCGCTGCTCCATCTCCTCGATGATCGGGCGTAGTGACAGGCGACCGGGCGAACGTGTTTTCATCCGAACTTCCTGTGTAGAGGTATAACCCCTACACTTATCGTCCAAATCGCCATCGGACTGAAGCATGCGAGTGTTTGAAGACGCTGATTTTTTGACTGATTTGGCGGAAATTGAGAGTTACGCCGCCAGAGATAGAGTTGCCGGTTTGTGACGCTCAGCCGGAGATGTCTTCCCAGGCCGTCACACGGTCACGGCCTGCGTCCTTCGAGGCGTAGAGGGCCCGGTCGGCCTGCTCGAGCAACTCCGCGACCGAATCGGCGCCGGTGCGAATCGAGGCCGTGCCAAAGCTCACCGAAATGGGAACCCGCGCGAACCCAGGCGAGCGCGCGTTGCGGCACAACCGATCCGCTACATCGAACGCCGTCTTCTTGGAGGCCCCCGGCAGCACGATGCAAAACTCTTCACCGCCGTAGCGGCAAACGGCGTCCGAATTCCGAACCGCAGTCGACAGCAGTTCCGACACCCGGCGGATCACCTCGTCTCCGGCCGCGTGGCCGTGGTTGTCGTTGACGAGTTTGAAGTGGTCGATGTCGCACATGATGCACTGGAGATCCAGCCCCTCGCGGCGCGAGTGTTCGAACTGCAACTCGAACCACTCCATGAACGACCGCCGATTCGCGAGGCCGGTCAACGGATCCTTTTTCGCCAGCATCTCGAGTTCCTGGTTCTGGAGACGGATCTCGTCTTGCGTCTTTTCCAGTTCAGCCATGGCCTTCTCGAGCGCGGCCTTCTGCTGTTCGAGCTCGGTGACGTCGTCAAAGGTCGCGATTGCTCCCTTTGGTTTTTCCCAGCCATCGAGGACGGGGGAGACGTTCACGACGAAAATGCGGACGTCTCCGGGCGTCGGCTCGATGCATAGGGTGGTTCCGGTCGTTGTGAGTCCATCGCGGATGGCCTCCCACCAAGGGAGATCAGGTTCCCGAGTGGAGGAGGTCGTCGACCGCCAGCCCAGTGTCGACAGCTGAACGCCCAGCAGGGATTCTGCGGTCCGGTCCAAGTGCGCCGCGAAGGCAGCATTGGCGAGCACGATGCGCCCGCTCGGATCGAGCAGCAGCACGCCTTCGGACATCACATCGAGCGCCGCCTGGACCCGGGTCGGAATGACCGCCGAGGGGTCGAGATGACGGAGCGTCCGTTTCATGTAGATCCAGTAGCTGATGAACCCCAGCGCGCCAACGAGCACCAGCAGACGAATTAGCGTCCTCTCCCAAAGGGACTTCAACAACCCGGTGGGCCCTGCGTCCGCCGCTCCTATGAACCGAACTTCCAAGGTCGCCCATCGCCTACCGTCCCGGTTGATCGGAACCTGTACTTGGGTGGCTTGCGACAGAGCTTCGGCGTCGGGATTCCACAGCTGACGGTGCTCGGGGGTCGAGATCAACAGATGGCCGCGGGAGGCCCGGAGCCCTGCGGACAACACGTTGTCGTTGCGGCGCATGGCGACGGACAGCGCCTCGCGAATTGATCCGAAGTCGTCCCTCTCGACCGCGGGAATCGTCTGCATGGCCAGGCTCTCGACAATCTGGATACGCGACTCGAGTTCCTCGTTCCGGGGTTCGGGCAGTACGCCCATAAAATCCAGGAACACGAGGATTGAGCAGGTAAGCACCGCCAAGCCCAAGCTTATTCGAAACACCGGTGTCATACGTCCCACAAAATTGCCTCGCTATTCGGTGAGGAATCGCACCTGGCAATGGAGCCCAACCGGGATGTTGTGCTCGGGATTCGGGAGTTCCAGCCGCACGCCGAAGGTTCCACTGGCCGCGTCGATCACGCGGTCCACGATCGTCACCGGTGCCACGTGCACGGTGTCACTGGGAAACTCCGGCACTACGGCCGCGCGCATCCCGACCGTGATGTTGCCGAAGGCCGAGGCGGGAAGGATGACCTCGACCCGCAGCGGGTCGATCTGGGCGACCGTGAGAATGGGCTTGTTTTCGACGCGCTCTCCGGGGGACATCATGCGCTTGACCACGACGCCGTTAAGGGGGCTGCGAATGGTTCGCCGCGTCAAGTGTGCGACTGCCTGCTCGAGTTGGAGCGCCGCGAGTTTCTTGTCCGCGTATGCTTGCGCGAGCTGAATCTGTGCAACCTTGGCCTCGGTCTCGGCTTCTTCGCGCAGGTCGAGCGACAACGTGTCCTGCTCGTAGAGTTCATTAAGACGGGCGCGCCGGCGTTCGATGAGAGACGCTCTCGCCTCTCGGGACTCGATCTCGTTGTTCATCTCGGCCTGGGCACGGGCCAGTCGTACCGCGGCACGTTCGGCTCCCGACTCCAGTTCCACCAGCACCTGGCCGGCCTCGACGAAGTCGCTCCACTCGACGTGGATCTTCTCGATCAGTCCGGTCACGGGGCTACCGATCTCGACGCTGTGGAACGGCTCGATGATGCAAGCCAGTTCCTCTACTTCGATCTGGTTCCGGTGCACGCGTTCGCCCGACGACCATGTGTCACCGATGGCGCGGACGCTTCCGCCGCCGCTGGCTTCGGGTGCCGCGTATCCGGCAGCACCACCGAGTTCTGCGCCAACGAATTCGGAGTCGCCGGGGTTCGCTTCGTCGGCGGCATCCCACGACGGATCGACCGCGGCAACCACCGTTGGGGTCGCGCCGCCGTCCGCCAGCTGAATGATTCCCGGCAGCAATAGCACCAGGCACAGTCCCGCAAGTACGGAAGCCGCTCCCGCTATGAGTGCGCCTCGCACCCGCGGACTATTCAATAGTTTTCCCAGTCGCATGGGCTTCCTGTCGCCCTTCAGAGTCTACTCGCCAGCTCCCGAGAACGCGAGGAGTTGTCCCAGGTACTCCTCCATCGCCATCAGACTCTGCCGAACTCTTGCGTGCCTCTTCTCTTCGGCCCGCTGGGGCATCCGGGAGAGGAGTTTTACCCAGTGGGCCGACGCAGTTGAGGCGGTACAGCGGTTCACCAAAATGTGTTGCAGCCCCGCGGGAAAGAATCCGGCCAACGAATCGTCTTCGAGCGAGAGGATCTCCTCGTAACTCCCCGGATCCCCCTGGCGTCCGCAACGGCCAAAGAGCTGCCGGTCGATGCGTCGCGCCTCGCTGCGCTGGGTGGCAATCACGTGGAGACCGCCGCTCTCGACCACGCCCGGGCCCAGCTGGATGTCGGTTCCCCGGCCCGCCATGTTCGTCGCCACCGTGATGCGACCGCGCCGGCCAGCCTCGGCCACGATCACAGCCTCCTGATCGTCCTGGCGAGCGTTGAGAATCCGGTGGGGCAGGCCCCGTTCGGCCAGCAGAGAGCCCAGGTGTTCGGAGGCCTCAACCGAACAGGTGCCGATCAAAACCGGCCGACCGACCTCTTGGAATTCTCGCACCCGCTCGGCCACGGCATTCCACCTGGCGTCGGAGCTGGCGAAGATTCGCGTTCCAAGTGAGCGCCGCTGTATCGGAAGCCGAGTCGGGATGGTCATGAGATTGAGCCGGTAGACCGACCAGAGTTCGCTCGCGACTTCCCGGCCAGTTCCCGTCATGCCCGACAGCCGGAGATAGCGGCGGAAGAACTGCTGATAGCTGATGCGCGCCAACGTCTCGCGTTCCGGTGACAGTTCGCAACCTTCCTTGATCTCGATCATCTGGTGGAGACCTCGCTCCCAGGAACGGTCCGGCGCCGCTCGGCCTGTCGGTTGATCGATAATTTCCACTCTGCCACGACGAACCAGGTAGTGGCGGTCGCGCAGGAACAAGTGCACCGCCCGCAGCGCCTTCTCGACCCATTCTTCGCGTCGGTTGGGTCCGCTCCAGAGACCTCCGAGGGGTGCAGCGAGTTCTTCCAGACGCTGCCGCCCGTGATCCGTGAACTCGAGCGCCTGCATACGCTTCTGCAGTCGGAAGTCTCGGCCCTCTTCAAGTTTGCTGGCGAGATCCATGGCCTGCTGGTAAGTCTCGCCCCAATCGCTGGGGCCCGCGGGACCGGAGAGGATCAGCGGCGTCCGGGCTTCGTCGATCAACACGCTGTCCGCCTCGTCGACCACCGCGAAGCAGAGCCCGCGCAGCAGCAGTTGTCGCCGCGGGGGTTCGCCCTGCAAGCGGGCGATGTGTCCTGCCATGCGGCTCTTTTGCTGCCGCCGTTGCATACCATCTTTCAAGTAGTCAAAAGCAACCTGCTTTCCCGTCACGTAAGTGATGTCGCAGGCGTAGGCGGCCCGCCGCTCTGCGGGTTGTGTCATCTTCTCGGTCACTGTTCCGACGGAGAGCCCGAGCGCCTGGTAGAGGGGCCGCATGGCGTCCGCGTCGCGCTTCACGAGATAATCGTTGACGGAAATTACGTGGACGGGAATGCCAGCCAGCGCGGCAGTCGCTGCGGGCAGGGTGGCGGAGAGGGTTTTTCCTTCGCCCGTTTCCATCTCGGCAAGTCTTCCGTTGATCATGGCCCAGCCGGCCTGGAGTTGGACGTCATAGTGGGCGACGCCGAGAGTTCGCCGGGAAATTTCGCGGATCGCGGCGAAGGTCGGGGCCACGACCTTGTCGACAAGACCGTCGCGAGCCAGTGCGCGGCACAGCAGTTGGATTCGCTGGTTGAGCTCTGCTTCCGACATGCCCTCGAGCTTGGGGCCATACGCGTGCACGG
This sequence is a window from Myxococcales bacterium. Protein-coding genes within it:
- a CDS encoding efflux RND transporter periplasmic adaptor subunit; this encodes MNSPRVRGALIAGAASVLAGLCLVLLLPGIIQLADGGATPTVVAAVDPSWDAADEANPGDSEFVGAELGGAAGYAAPEASGGGSVRAIGDTWSSGERVHRNQIEVEELACIIEPFHSVEIGSPVTGLIEKIHVEWSDFVEAGQVLVELESGAERAAVRLARAQAEMNNEIESREARASLIERRRARLNELYEQDTLSLDLREEAETEAKVAQIQLAQAYADKKLAALQLEQAVAHLTRRTIRSPLNGVVVKRMMSPGERVENKPILTVAQIDPLRVEVILPASAFGNITVGMRAAVVPEFPSDTVHVAPVTIVDRVIDAASGTFGVRLELPNPEHNIPVGLHCQVRFLTE
- a CDS encoding preprotein translocase subunit SecA, translated to MSSASLRPGIAQGFYPERAEQMEGWLDRAVDRQLGALARFRLRFRSRRQRFTNTVHAYGPKLEGMSEAELNQRIQLLCRALARDGLVDKVVAPTFAAIREISRRTLGVAHYDVQLQAGWAMINGRLAEMETGEGKTLSATLPAATAALAGIPVHVISVNDYLVKRDADAMRPLYQALGLSVGTVTEKMTQPAERRAAYACDITYVTGKQVAFDYLKDGMQRRQQKSRMAGHIARLQGEPPRRQLLLRGLCFAVVDEADSVLIDEARTPLILSGPAGPSDWGETYQQAMDLASKLEEGRDFRLQKRMQALEFTDHGRQRLEELAAPLGGLWSGPNRREEWVEKALRAVHLFLRDRHYLVRRGRVEIIDQPTGRAAPDRSWERGLHQMIEIKEGCELSPERETLARISYQQFFRRYLRLSGMTGTGREVASELWSVYRLNLMTIPTRLPIQRRSLGTRIFASSDARWNAVAERVREFQEVGRPVLIGTCSVEASEHLGSLLAERGLPHRILNARQDDQEAVIVAEAGRRGRITVATNMAGRGTDIQLGPGVVESGGLHVIATQRSEARRIDRQLFGRCGRQGDPGSYEEILSLEDDSLAGFFPAGLQHILVNRCTASTASAHWVKLLSRMPQRAEEKRHARVRQSLMAMEEYLGQLLAFSGAGE
- a CDS encoding diguanylate cyclase encodes the protein MAVLTCSILVFLDFMGVLPEPRNEELESRIQIVESLAMQTIPAVERDDFGSIREALSVAMRRNDNVLSAGLRASRGHLLISTPEHRQLWNPDAEALSQATQVQVPINRDGRRWATLEVRFIGAADAGPTGLLKSLWERTLIRLLVLVGALGFISYWIYMKRTLRHLDPSAVIPTRVQAALDVMSEGVLLLDPSGRIVLANAAFAAHLDRTAESLLGVQLSTLGWRSTTSSTREPDLPWWEAIRDGLTTTGTTLCIEPTPGDVRIFVVNVSPVLDGWEKPKGAIATFDDVTELEQQKAALEKAMAELEKTQDEIRLQNQELEMLAKKDPLTGLANRRSFMEWFELQFEHSRREGLDLQCIMCDIDHFKLVNDNHGHAAGDEVIRRVSELLSTAVRNSDAVCRYGGEEFCIVLPGASKKTAFDVADRLCRNARSPGFARVPISVSFGTASIRTGADSVAELLEQADRALYASKDAGRDRVTAWEDISG